From one Peredibacter starrii genomic stretch:
- a CDS encoding methyltransferase domain-containing protein: protein MPNNQLFISPSEEVDEYLGFKIKDIEHGLFLKAKGLRPEGDLNNLGHVLHGGHQTWVGLDPQTLNTPYEELKTLCDVLRPHSGELMVDLGAGYGRLGVVLAHLYPEVHFIGYELVDERVQEGKRIFEKLGYANGTLVTADLTSDFKLPVAEYYFIYDYGKVAHIRQTLKELDGLADQHSFTVIARGKGVQSIIEHEHPWLADIYPVHREENFSIYSMTDPDSRG from the coding sequence ATGCCAAATAACCAACTTTTTATATCACCGTCCGAGGAAGTGGATGAATATCTGGGATTTAAAATCAAAGATATTGAACATGGTCTGTTTCTGAAAGCGAAGGGCCTAAGGCCAGAAGGTGATCTGAATAACTTGGGTCATGTACTTCATGGTGGACACCAGACTTGGGTGGGTCTTGATCCGCAGACACTCAACACTCCTTATGAAGAATTAAAGACCCTTTGTGATGTGCTGAGACCTCACTCGGGAGAGTTGATGGTGGATCTCGGTGCCGGTTATGGTCGCCTAGGAGTGGTGCTGGCCCATTTGTATCCCGAAGTTCATTTCATTGGGTATGAGTTGGTGGATGAACGAGTTCAGGAAGGGAAGCGGATTTTTGAGAAGCTAGGGTACGCTAACGGAACCTTGGTGACAGCGGATTTGACCTCAGATTTTAAACTTCCGGTGGCGGAGTATTACTTCATCTACGACTACGGAAAAGTCGCTCATATCAGACAAACGTTAAAAGAATTAGATGGCCTCGCTGATCAGCATTCTTTCACTGTGATTGCCCGTGGAAAGGGTGTTCAAAGTATCATTGAGCACGAGCATCCTTGGCTGGCGGACATTTACCCGGTTCATCGGGAAGAAAATTTTTCTATTTATTCAATGACGGATCCGGACAGTCGCGGATAA
- a CDS encoding GNAT family N-acetyltransferase, which produces MLETKRLILRPAVLEDAPHLYELNSDFEVVRYTGDSSLKTVLEAETQIKERMFPQFQKYKMGRFSVTLKDGTYLGWCGLRYFPESDEVDLGYRFMKKHWGQGYATEASLVTLKYGFETLNLKRIIAKAMPDNVGSIKVMQKMGMTFRGYHKDPCEPQAWIVYDMTASEFKNKCAES; this is translated from the coding sequence ATGCTTGAAACCAAACGACTCATCCTCCGCCCAGCAGTCTTAGAAGATGCACCTCATCTCTATGAACTCAACTCGGATTTTGAAGTCGTTCGATATACAGGTGACTCTTCTCTTAAAACTGTTCTTGAAGCTGAAACTCAAATCAAAGAACGCATGTTTCCTCAGTTCCAGAAATATAAAATGGGACGCTTTTCAGTCACGCTGAAAGATGGAACATATCTTGGTTGGTGTGGTCTTCGTTACTTTCCAGAATCAGATGAAGTTGATCTTGGTTATCGTTTTATGAAAAAACATTGGGGCCAGGGATATGCCACTGAAGCATCTCTTGTCACTTTGAAGTATGGTTTCGAGACCCTTAACCTTAAACGTATCATCGCCAAGGCGATGCCCGACAATGTCGGAAGCATCAAAGTCATGCAAAAAATGGGAATGACTTTTCGTGGATATCACAAAGACCCTTGTGAACCACAGGCCTGGATTGTTTATGATATGACTGCCAGTGAATTTAAAAACAAATGCGCCGAATCTTAG
- a CDS encoding DMT family transporter — MNQKTQSLIFGVITILCWGSLATFGKLLIHLPPFYVLGACFLIGSLPAFARPKEMFPDLKILIWGAGGYFGYHFLLFYAFRFAPAIEANLINYLWPVIMVIITPMFFPEQKLRWYHIAGAALAVVGSVVLVFGKGGELKSEYLTGYLLALGAAFAWPIYSVGKKKMKPTTVWAIGGFCFVSGVLCFLTHMWLEPRVVIQPEDLWKLIVMGLGPFGLAFYCWDIALRMGDSRVIGALAYLTPVISTIGLVIFASELLVFNTVVAIVLIIGGASAGLLDFLPSKRLK, encoded by the coding sequence ATGAATCAGAAAACTCAGTCATTGATTTTTGGAGTTATCACCATTCTATGTTGGGGAAGTCTCGCAACTTTCGGAAAACTCCTGATTCATCTTCCGCCTTTTTATGTTTTGGGCGCCTGTTTTCTCATTGGATCTTTGCCTGCATTTGCCCGGCCCAAGGAGATGTTTCCCGATTTAAAAATCTTGATTTGGGGAGCAGGCGGGTATTTTGGTTATCACTTTTTATTGTTCTATGCTTTTAGATTCGCTCCGGCGATTGAGGCCAATCTGATTAATTATCTCTGGCCCGTGATCATGGTGATCATAACTCCCATGTTTTTTCCGGAACAAAAACTTCGTTGGTATCACATCGCGGGTGCTGCACTGGCCGTTGTTGGTTCAGTGGTTTTAGTTTTCGGGAAAGGTGGAGAGTTAAAGAGTGAATACCTAACTGGTTATTTGCTCGCTTTGGGTGCGGCTTTTGCCTGGCCCATTTATTCTGTCGGGAAAAAGAAAATGAAACCCACAACTGTTTGGGCGATTGGGGGATTTTGTTTTGTGAGTGGAGTGTTGTGCTTTCTTACTCACATGTGGCTAGAACCGAGAGTGGTTATTCAACCGGAAGATCTGTGGAAATTGATTGTGATGGGACTTGGACCTTTTGGTCTGGCATTTTACTGCTGGGACATTGCCCTTCGAATGGGAGATTCCCGTGTAATTGGGGCCCTTGCGTACTTAACTCCGGTTATTTCAACCATCGGACTCGTGATTTTTGCGAGTGAGTTGCTAGTTTTTAATACTGTTGTTGCTATTGTGCTGATTATTGGTGGAGCGAGTGCAGGACTGCTGGATTTTTTACCTTCAAAACGGTTAAAATAG
- the dmeF gene encoding CDF family Co(II)/Ni(II) efflux transporter DmeF: MQHHCTIEQKDTGVFLANEQKTKWVTIITLVTMIVEIAVGYWTGSMALLADGWHMASHTLALFLSLVVYYLYRHPKFRASFTFGGGKILSLGGYTSALFLIFIAGSMIVESIMHFYETKPIKYDEAIVVAVIGLVVNIVCAIILHQGEDHGHSHSHGHSHGHDHSNCSHGKSKLAPAGGGHHHHHGHSHSHAEDFNREGAYVHILTDALTSVFAIGALLLGRWQGLSWLDPAVGILGGIVVFKWSLGLIRQSGMDLLDAHEASIDRDNLIKTLETDGSKVLDIHLWKLAPGQVGCEIMIKGCGKTSAEYRDLIQKEFNIHHLIIEVV, translated from the coding sequence ATGCAACATCACTGTACGATTGAACAAAAAGACACAGGCGTTTTTCTCGCCAATGAACAAAAAACGAAATGGGTGACGATCATCACACTCGTTACCATGATTGTTGAAATCGCAGTCGGTTATTGGACCGGTTCGATGGCCCTTTTAGCAGATGGCTGGCACATGGCCTCGCATACTCTGGCCCTCTTTTTATCTCTGGTTGTTTACTATCTTTATCGTCATCCAAAATTCAGAGCATCGTTTACTTTCGGTGGAGGAAAAATTCTTTCTCTCGGCGGATATACGAGTGCTTTATTTTTGATTTTCATTGCTGGATCTATGATCGTTGAATCGATCATGCACTTTTATGAAACAAAACCGATTAAATATGATGAGGCGATCGTCGTTGCGGTGATTGGCCTTGTGGTCAATATTGTTTGTGCCATTATTCTTCACCAAGGTGAGGATCATGGGCACTCGCATTCGCATGGTCATTCGCATGGACATGATCATTCGAATTGCTCGCATGGTAAGAGTAAACTTGCTCCGGCCGGTGGCGGTCATCATCACCACCACGGTCATTCACACTCTCACGCTGAAGATTTCAACCGTGAAGGTGCTTACGTACATATTTTGACTGATGCTTTGACGTCAGTGTTTGCGATCGGTGCACTTCTTTTGGGAAGATGGCAGGGACTAAGCTGGCTTGATCCGGCAGTCGGTATCTTGGGTGGTATCGTTGTTTTCAAATGGTCACTCGGACTTATTCGTCAAAGTGGGATGGATCTCCTGGATGCTCATGAAGCTTCTATTGATCGCGACAATCTTATTAAAACACTTGAGACAGATGGTTCAAAAGTTTTGGACATTCATCTTTGGAAGCTCGCTCCTGGACAAGTTGGTTGTGAGATCATGATTAAGGGTTGTGGTAAAACTTCGGCAGAGTATCGTGACCTTATTCAGAAAGAGTTCAACATTCATCACTTGATTATTGAAGTTGTGTGA
- a CDS encoding N-acetylmuramoyl-L-alanine amidase-like domain-containing protein has protein sequence MLKFLVLLVLSQSLAFAGPREEAQDILLRFKDETSLTKRLDLISKTFVGLPYGQGGPLGEGPDGRYDQDPLYRFDTFDCTTYVETIMALALARDVAEFEVHLDKIRYENGEIDYLKRNHFTDLQWIPFNIENGYMTEINSAVTKEIKIAEALINFPNWLRKIKISEIKMPNASELERQERLEELHAQAEYYTSSMARVNYLEINMLVKKPQLLNKIPTGSIVNFVRPNWDLTDLIGTRQNISHQGFIFKRNNVVYLRHASTTGKVKEEPFLDYLKKFVNHPTMKGIHLMSLN, from the coding sequence ATGTTGAAGTTTTTAGTTTTGCTCGTTTTGAGTCAATCCCTGGCCTTTGCCGGTCCTCGTGAGGAGGCCCAGGACATTCTATTGCGTTTTAAAGACGAAACTTCACTGACTAAGCGCCTGGATCTTATCTCAAAGACCTTCGTAGGACTTCCCTACGGCCAAGGTGGCCCACTGGGTGAAGGCCCGGACGGTCGCTATGATCAGGATCCCCTTTACCGCTTTGATACATTTGATTGCACGACCTATGTTGAAACCATCATGGCCCTGGCACTTGCCCGAGATGTTGCTGAGTTCGAAGTGCACCTGGATAAAATCCGTTATGAAAATGGTGAAATTGATTATTTAAAGCGTAATCACTTCACCGATCTTCAATGGATTCCGTTTAACATCGAAAATGGCTACATGACTGAGATCAACTCGGCAGTCACAAAAGAAATCAAGATCGCAGAGGCCCTGATCAATTTCCCAAACTGGCTTCGTAAGATCAAAATTTCTGAAATTAAAATGCCGAACGCCTCTGAGCTTGAGAGACAAGAGCGTTTAGAGGAACTTCACGCGCAGGCAGAGTATTACACTTCCTCTATGGCACGTGTGAATTATCTTGAGATCAATATGCTGGTGAAAAAACCGCAGCTCTTAAACAAGATCCCTACCGGCTCAATTGTAAACTTCGTTCGCCCAAACTGGGACCTAACCGACCTCATCGGAACTCGTCAGAACATCTCTCACCAGGGTTTTATCTTTAAACGAAACAACGTGGTCTATCTTCGTCACGCGAGTACCACGGGAAAAGTTAAAGAAGAACCATTCCTGGATTATTTAAAGAAGTTCGTGAATCACCCGACCATGAAGGGCATTCACCTCATGAGCTTAAACTAG
- a CDS encoding AarF/UbiB family protein has translation MRDFSWIADIALESKNYAPSLGAYFAKALSKVTFEEVSDFELKRSWATLARDLVHLRFDPDFAGPPDLDATLGAVQTIGIDKYNQEMMDEETLAPVLTEFFNKFFETIGQHPEIFDLLDQADLIEDMIGTVAKSYLPVLQLFPVFSDQALSIVPYLKEPLFTALYELPEIEHHKLILLTERIMHKFYEQEVRPQLVEILKQNVKGRNLLLPLIDEALNHLPADRCMTSLISILCTPREELSQGRIISIVLQELGGMYVKLAQVLAELAPPSLAKELRHQQDKLGGIFGSQQKSWAYVLNVLERPSWSRLKNYIHIPNGVQNAFAGASVGAIYEFELTELGRRKLHPNNSVLIKIQRPGLTELFEKQKETLLDILTHLDRNLESTELTLDEQLEVRGLVTALKRTIINYATQSIGELDFRVEKRNADRVREALKGQFDLQVPQYFHVESDVSMMEKIQGEKITSVVHSKYLERMSIADLVSDAYLYLMFQKGIIWADPHAGNILYDPDRLQVKLIDLNPCFTWDDRTIKIFIGFLYRLILSDEKGIFESLEGLVENPEELKNERTQKLIEEFIERGNQGAFIRYLSDFVRLLGEANINLRIEVQAAMRGLSQVYLTSTAISSRHNFGQIFQKQFGWKMLIRHILSIGPFKVAKAVLPIAFDLVKNSPEQEVGPTLDERDLTSIEEALVLLNAENVCNIELIRTSPEENTHLTLATDGSSLIKSTHLRIEILTETKPASVKYILETPTKEWLKDRQEYVKLQGMGFTLCLVECLEQLRRHSLEDYWNVVESWNAHPKQRSWEESSLISDIRVASRNLFTRRYQNIWTSEFMTVSRWNRFLWKLLVRFEERFERREQGYFYILSKKMGSEKVGQYTFGTLHRIKIITYRLIISGLKTLIRRSRFEMNLLPLTTDELIYRMLHGLLRRGLPRVESTK, from the coding sequence ATGAGAGATTTTTCGTGGATTGCGGACATTGCATTGGAAAGCAAAAATTATGCGCCATCACTTGGGGCCTATTTTGCCAAAGCACTCTCCAAAGTCACCTTCGAAGAAGTCTCCGACTTTGAACTTAAACGTTCATGGGCCACACTTGCTCGCGATCTTGTCCACCTCCGATTTGATCCTGATTTCGCAGGACCGCCTGATCTGGATGCCACCCTAGGTGCAGTTCAGACCATTGGTATCGATAAGTACAATCAGGAAATGATGGACGAGGAGACCCTCGCGCCCGTCCTGACGGAATTCTTCAATAAGTTCTTCGAGACCATTGGCCAGCACCCAGAGATCTTCGATCTTTTGGACCAAGCAGATCTTATCGAAGATATGATTGGAACCGTTGCAAAGAGCTACCTGCCGGTTCTGCAACTCTTCCCGGTTTTTTCAGATCAGGCGCTGAGTATCGTTCCCTATTTGAAGGAACCACTCTTTACTGCTCTTTATGAACTGCCGGAGATTGAACACCATAAGCTGATTCTTCTCACAGAAAGAATCATGCATAAGTTCTATGAACAGGAAGTGCGTCCGCAGCTGGTAGAAATCCTGAAACAGAATGTGAAAGGAAGAAATCTTCTCCTGCCGCTGATTGATGAGGCCTTAAATCACCTGCCGGCCGATCGCTGTATGACTTCACTCATCAGCATTTTGTGTACACCGAGAGAAGAACTCTCCCAAGGGAGAATTATTTCGATTGTGCTTCAGGAACTTGGTGGCATGTATGTGAAGCTTGCCCAAGTTCTGGCGGAACTTGCACCTCCGTCGCTCGCGAAAGAACTTCGTCACCAACAAGATAAACTTGGTGGCATTTTCGGAAGCCAGCAAAAATCATGGGCCTATGTTTTAAACGTGCTAGAGCGACCAAGCTGGAGCCGCTTAAAAAATTACATTCATATCCCAAATGGAGTGCAGAACGCTTTCGCTGGCGCCTCGGTTGGAGCAATTTATGAATTTGAATTAACTGAACTAGGAAGAAGAAAACTTCATCCCAATAACTCGGTACTGATTAAAATTCAAAGACCAGGGCTGACTGAACTTTTTGAGAAACAAAAAGAAACTCTCCTCGATATTCTGACCCATCTGGATCGAAACCTCGAGAGCACGGAACTGACTCTTGATGAACAACTCGAAGTCAGAGGTCTTGTCACGGCCTTAAAACGCACAATCATCAACTACGCCACTCAAAGTATTGGTGAGCTTGATTTTAGAGTAGAAAAGCGAAACGCCGATCGCGTTCGAGAGGCCCTCAAAGGTCAATTTGATCTTCAGGTCCCTCAATACTTCCATGTGGAATCTGATGTCTCCATGATGGAAAAAATTCAAGGTGAAAAGATCACTTCAGTGGTTCACTCGAAATACCTTGAGCGCATGAGCATCGCGGATCTCGTGAGTGATGCTTATCTCTACCTCATGTTTCAGAAAGGAATTATCTGGGCCGATCCACATGCTGGAAATATTCTTTATGATCCGGATCGTTTACAAGTAAAACTCATCGACTTGAATCCGTGTTTTACTTGGGACGACCGTACCATCAAAATTTTCATCGGCTTCCTTTACCGACTGATTCTAAGTGATGAAAAAGGAATTTTTGAATCACTGGAAGGTCTGGTTGAGAATCCAGAAGAATTAAAAAACGAGCGCACGCAAAAGCTCATCGAAGAATTTATTGAGCGCGGAAATCAAGGTGCCTTCATCCGTTATCTATCGGACTTTGTCCGACTTTTAGGTGAAGCGAACATTAATTTAAGAATTGAAGTACAAGCGGCAATGCGCGGGCTTTCTCAAGTCTACTTAACTTCGACTGCGATTTCTTCTCGCCACAACTTCGGACAGATTTTCCAGAAGCAGTTTGGCTGGAAGATGCTCATTCGCCATATTCTTTCCATCGGTCCGTTTAAAGTAGCAAAGGCCGTTCTTCCAATTGCTTTTGATCTCGTGAAGAACTCACCTGAACAGGAAGTGGGCCCGACCTTAGATGAACGAGACCTGACTTCAATTGAAGAAGCACTGGTACTCTTGAACGCTGAGAACGTATGTAACATCGAACTCATCAGAACTTCGCCTGAGGAAAACACGCACCTCACTCTCGCAACCGATGGATCGAGTCTCATTAAAAGTACGCATCTTCGAATTGAAATTCTGACTGAAACTAAACCAGCATCAGTGAAATATATCCTAGAGACGCCAACCAAAGAGTGGCTGAAAGATCGCCAGGAATACGTAAAGCTCCAAGGTATGGGCTTTACCCTGTGTCTCGTGGAATGCCTGGAGCAACTTCGAAGACATTCCCTTGAAGATTATTGGAACGTGGTGGAATCCTGGAACGCTCATCCAAAACAGCGCTCATGGGAAGAAAGTAGCCTCATCAGTGATATCCGGGTGGCCTCAAGAAACCTCTTCACCCGCCGCTATCAAAACATCTGGACCTCAGAGTTCATGACGGTCTCAAGATGGAACAGATTCCTTTGGAAGCTCCTGGTGAGATTCGAAGAGCGCTTTGAGCGCCGTGAACAGGGCTACTTTTACATCCTCAGTAAAAAAATGGGCTCCGAGAAAGTGGGCCAATATACCTTCGGGACCCTTCACCGGATCAAGATTATTACCTACCGTTTGATCATTTCTGGGCTTAAGACCTTGATTCGCCGTTCAAGATTCGAAATGAACCTCCTGCCGCTGACGACAGATGAGCTCATTTACCGCATGCTTCACGGTCTTCTCCGTCGCGGACTTCCGCGCGTAGAAAGTACAAAATAG
- a CDS encoding response regulator transcription factor, translated as MQKVVAVIDDELEMEDLYELILEKQIKRGLINLKFFSDSRKFLSWFKDNQPDLILSDINMPHLDGPEVMKLVRKTGSGIPTYFVSGYAESEYARAMKELGVYRFISKPMNFSHVQSLIEYDLGILAANL; from the coding sequence ATGCAGAAAGTGGTTGCCGTGATCGATGACGAACTGGAAATGGAAGATCTTTATGAACTCATTTTAGAAAAACAAATTAAAAGAGGCCTTATCAATCTGAAATTCTTTTCGGATTCGAGAAAGTTTTTAAGCTGGTTTAAGGACAACCAACCGGACCTGATTTTGAGCGACATAAACATGCCTCATTTGGATGGGCCTGAGGTTATGAAGCTTGTTCGGAAAACTGGAAGCGGCATTCCAACTTACTTTGTGAGTGGATACGCTGAATCAGAGTATGCTCGGGCGATGAAAGAACTAGGTGTGTACCGATTTATCTCGAAGCCTATGAACTTCAGCCATGTTCAAAGCCTTATCGAGTATGATCTTGGGATTCTAGCGGCAAACTTGTAG
- the gstA gene encoding glutathione transferase GstA, which translates to MRLFYKAGACSLAPHIVMAELNMVYEIEAVDLVNKTCASGDYKLINAKGSVPALRMENGEVLTEGAVIMQYLADQNPEAGLMPKLGTTDRYRCMEWLNFIASEVHKNFSPLFRSSVKNAEGLKELKDGQIETLKNKIGFISEKLGSNDFLMGKTFTVADAYLFTCLGWGKFVGLDVTQWSNIANYMGRIAERPAVMRAMKEEGLLK; encoded by the coding sequence ATGAGACTTTTTTACAAGGCCGGTGCCTGTTCCCTTGCTCCGCATATCGTTATGGCCGAGCTTAACATGGTGTATGAGATCGAAGCTGTAGATCTCGTAAACAAAACATGCGCTTCTGGCGATTACAAACTAATCAACGCAAAAGGTTCTGTGCCTGCTCTTCGTATGGAAAACGGCGAAGTGCTGACTGAAGGTGCAGTTATCATGCAATACCTTGCTGATCAGAATCCAGAAGCAGGTCTAATGCCTAAGCTTGGTACGACTGATCGTTACCGTTGTATGGAGTGGTTAAATTTCATTGCTTCAGAAGTTCATAAAAATTTCTCTCCTCTTTTCAGATCAAGTGTAAAAAATGCTGAAGGTCTAAAAGAGCTTAAAGACGGTCAGATTGAAACTCTAAAAAACAAAATCGGTTTCATCTCTGAGAAACTTGGCTCAAATGATTTCCTTATGGGGAAAACGTTCACTGTAGCTGACGCTTACCTTTTCACTTGCCTTGGTTGGGGCAAATTTGTTGGCCTTGATGTTACTCAATGGTCAAACATCGCAAACTACATGGGTCGCATTGCTGAAAGACCAGCAGTTATGCGCGCTATGAAAGAAGAAGGCCTTCTTAAGTAA
- a CDS encoding HNH endonuclease produces the protein MRLKHLANKILLSDTKKLVSAERSATTKLLHHLKEIERRKLYCDLKYSSLFAYCVHELGYSEGAAQRRIVAARALAEMPEIEAKIEDGSLNLTNISLVNQFIQDPIERREVLKEVENLTKNECEQKLFEITGKEEKPKDKKKRISKDKIQVAFVLTDETMAYVEKLKDLLGKDLDMDQLVQFMAKKAIESVEKSKFKQTKPRQSLSPAKVGRIIPSAVKRDIYARDKKCSNCGSYRNLNYDHILPYSMGGSNTKENLRLLCSLCNQRARIRAGLMAPPGRFT, from the coding sequence ATGAGACTTAAACATCTTGCAAATAAAATTTTACTAAGTGATACAAAAAAATTGGTGAGCGCTGAAAGAAGTGCAACAACCAAACTTCTTCATCACTTGAAAGAAATAGAGCGAAGAAAGCTCTATTGCGACTTAAAGTATTCATCGCTTTTCGCTTATTGCGTGCATGAATTAGGTTATTCAGAAGGTGCGGCCCAAAGACGAATTGTCGCCGCACGGGCATTGGCAGAAATGCCAGAAATTGAAGCAAAAATCGAAGATGGAAGTTTAAATCTCACAAATATTTCATTGGTGAATCAATTCATCCAAGATCCGATCGAACGTCGAGAGGTTTTAAAAGAAGTAGAAAATCTTACTAAGAATGAATGTGAACAAAAGCTCTTCGAGATAACAGGCAAAGAAGAAAAACCAAAAGATAAAAAGAAGCGTATTTCAAAAGATAAGATACAAGTTGCGTTTGTTTTAACTGATGAAACAATGGCCTATGTTGAGAAGCTCAAAGATCTTCTCGGTAAAGATCTCGACATGGATCAGCTCGTGCAATTTATGGCGAAGAAGGCAATTGAATCAGTGGAAAAATCCAAGTTTAAGCAGACCAAACCGAGACAATCACTTTCGCCAGCGAAAGTGGGACGAATCATTCCGTCCGCAGTTAAAAGAGATATCTATGCACGAGATAAGAAATGCTCTAATTGCGGCTCATATAGGAATTTAAACTATGATCATATCCTTCCCTATTCAATGGGAGGATCAAACACGAAAGAGAATTTGAGATTATTGTGCTCACTATGTAATCAGCGAGCAAGAATAAGAGCGGGGCTTATGGCCCCGCCAGGAAGATTTACTTAA